The genomic window GAATAACATAAGTGACGCCGATATCCTCAAGTGCTGCAGGGCTGATTTCTCCTGTAAAAGCACCGCTTTCCTCAAAATGCATATTTTGAGCACCAATGCCTACACCATAGCCTACTAACGCCTCCAAAAATAGAGCAGGTGCACACACTACTGTTTCAACCTTATCTTGGTCCGGAATGGAGCCATCAATTTCTTCAAAAAATGCTTTCGCCTCCGGAAGGGTTTTATGCATTTTCCAGTTTCCCGCTATAATTGGTTTACGCATGCTGGCACATCCTTTTATTTATCATTTAAAGCAACAACACCTGGTAAAGCTTTGCCTTCCATAAACTCTAGAGAGGCTCCGCCGCCTGTTGAAATATGGCTCATGCGATCAGCAAGGAAGAACTTTTCAACCGCTGCTGCAGAATCTCCGCCGCCAATCACAGAATATGTTTCATTTGCTTCTGCTAACGTTTCTGCCACAGTTCTAGTCCCATTTGCAAATTTTGACCACTCAAACACACCCATTGGTCCATTCCAAATGACTAGCTTGGAGCCATGAATGACATCGCTATACATGTCCGCCGTTTTTGGACCAATATCAAGAGCCATCCATCCTTCTGGAATCTCGTCAATTTCTACGGTTTTAGCATTTGCATTTTGTGAAAATTCATCAGCCACCACCGCATCAATTGGCATATAAAATTTAACGCCCTTTTCTTCTGCCTTTTGCATAAAAGATTTGGCTAACTCAATTTTATCCTCTTCTAAAAGTGATTTACCGATTTCATGCCCTTTTGCCTTAACAAAAGTAAAAGCCAATCCGCCGCCAATAATTAAATTATCCACTTTATCAAGAAGATTTTCGATCACATCAATTTTATCCTTTACCTTGGCTCCGCCGATAATGGCAGTGAACGGACGTTCAGGATTCGATAAAGCTTTTCCTAGAACATTCAGTTCTTTTTCCATTAATAGTCCTGATACGGCAGGCAAATATTGAGCAATTCCTTCTGTTGAAGCATGAGCGCGGTGGGCGGCACCAAACGCATCATTGACATAGATATCTGCTAATTCTGCAAAAGCTTTTGCCAGTTCAGGATCATTTTTTTCCTCACCAGGATAGAAACGGACGTTTTCTAAAAGAAGCAGATCGCCTTCCTCCATGGTATTAATTTTTTCCTTAACGGTGTCTCCATAAGCTTCATCCGCTTTCATCACTTCTTTACCTAAAAGTTCTGATAAGCGGCCTGCAACTGGAGTCAGGCGTAATTCCTCAACAACTTGACCTTTCGGGCGTCCAAGATGGCTAGCT from Bacillus sp. DTU_2020_1000418_1_SI_GHA_SEK_038 includes these protein-coding regions:
- a CDS encoding phosphoglycerate kinase, translated to MNKKSVKDVELKGKRVFCRVDFNVPMEGGKVTDETRIRAALPTIKYLMDQGAKVILASHLGRPKGQVVEELRLTPVAGRLSELLGKEVMKADEAYGDTVKEKINTMEEGDLLLLENVRFYPGEEKNDPELAKAFAELADIYVNDAFGAAHRAHASTEGIAQYLPAVSGLLMEKELNVLGKALSNPERPFTAIIGGAKVKDKIDVIENLLDKVDNLIIGGGLAFTFVKAKGHEIGKSLLEEDKIELAKSFMQKAEEKGVKFYMPIDAVVADEFSQNANAKTVEIDEIPEGWMALDIGPKTADMYSDVIHGSKLVIWNGPMGVFEWSKFANGTRTVAETLAEANETYSVIGGGDSAAAVEKFFLADRMSHISTGGGASLEFMEGKALPGVVALNDK